A region from the Rosa rugosa chromosome 6, drRosRugo1.1, whole genome shotgun sequence genome encodes:
- the LOC133717785 gene encoding receptor-like protein kinase FERONIA, translating to MKPIITPLYLYLFLHILTLFVTGQSPPYIPVDNITLACGNSGQSSSNGLRKWSGDIDSKFTPIGTASQSIDAPRSSTASQVPYTKARLSRSKFTYTIPLSPGQKFIRLHFNPDTYNPDFQRSNSLFSVTAAGFILLKNFNASGTADASRRSPLVREFCVDIKTGQRLEITFKPSKDAYAFINGIEIVSMPTGLYYTSSVKLVGTSASTYPIGINTALEMVYRINVGGGPISPEADTGMYRNWDTADEIYLDDVSKKFSVLPQNNTIELNFVKVPKYSAPKPVYITGRSMGMNKTINKSYNLTWRFPLDPKFYYLVRLHFCEFESDITEYRDRAFQIFMANQTAENIFDVIQWSGANGNPVYRDYVVGMFTSPVGSEKKVNLSLALSALKRDWYTTYNDAILNGLEIFKLSDPSGNLAGPNLDPPLVQPNSPSKKKSTPMAAIIAGVVSGLIMLSLLGFFVFRRGRKAKDYSSSQVKWGLLSFPTTTKSTTSYGSSLPSELCHRFSLAEIRAATQNFDDSNVIGVGGFGNVYKGTINGASTPFAIKRLKAESSQGALEFKTEIELLSQLRHVHLVSLVGYCDDNGEMILVYDYMENGTLRDHLYDSENPPLPWEQRLQVCIGAARGLHYLHTGVKCMIIHRDVKSTNILLDDKWVAKVADFGLSKMGTTTMSKTHISTMVKGSFGYLDPEYYRRQQLTEKSDVYSFGVVLCEVLCARPALIRTADKKQMNLAAWFTACHGNGTLDQIIDPNLRGKIVNECLNKFVEIAISCMHDNRSERPSMNDVVWELECALKLQQTAEGSDLNFNAGKKGEDEASLVNDSDAGFSGTWEDSSGSKNSKMTETSTSYQNSSASDSIKGLSGTVFSEIDPNGR from the coding sequence ATGAAACCAATCATCACTCCTCTCTACCTCTACTTGTTCCTCCACATCCTCACTCTCTTCGTCACCGGTCAGTCGCCACCATACATTCCGGTCGACAATATCACCCTCGCCTGCGGCAATTCCGGCCAATCGAGCTCCAATGGCCTCAGAAAGTGGAGTGGAGATATCGACTCAAAATTCACCCCAATAGGTACCGCATCCCAATCCATCGATGCGCCGCGATCGTCCACCGCTAGCCAAGTCCCTTACACCAAAGCTCGGCTCTCTCGCTCCAAATTCACTTACACAATTCCCCTCTCTCCCGGCCAAAAATTCATCCGCTTGCATTTCAATCCAGATACATACAACCCGGACTTCCAACGCTCCAATTCCCTCTTCTCCGTCACCGCCGCCGGCTTCATTCTCCTCAAAAACTTCAACGCCTCCGGCACCGCCGATGCTTCCCGCAGGTCCCCGCTGGTCAGAGAATTCTGTGTAGACATCAAGACAGGACAGAGACTCGAGATCACCTTCAAACCAAGCAAAGATGCGTACGCTTTCATCAACGGAATCGAAATCGTGTCCATGCCCACCGGTCTTTACTATACTTCTTCAGTTAAATTGGTCGGCACCAGCGCAAGCACATATCCGATCGGAATCAACACAGCTCTGGAGATGGTGTACCGAATCAACGTCGGCGGAGGCCCCATCTCGCCGGAAGCAGACACTGGAATGTACCGGAATTGGGACACCGCCGACGAAATTTATTTGGATGATGTAAGTAAAAAATTCAGCGTGCTACCGCAGAACAATACAATCGAGCTCAACTTTGTCAAAGTTCCAAAATACTCTGCCCCAAAACCAGTTTACATAACAGGTCGGTCAATGGGAATGAACAAAACCATCAACAAGAGCTATAACCTCACATGGAGATTTCCTTTAGATCCCAAGTTTTATTACCTGGTGAGACTCCATTTCTGTGAGTTTGAATCTGATATTACCGAGTACAGAGATCGAGCGTTTCAAATCTTCATGGCCAATCAAACCGCAGAAAATATTTTTGATGTTATCCAATGGAGTGGAGCAAATGGGAATCCAGTTTACAGAGACTACGTTGTGGGCATGTTCACGTCTCCGGTTGGAAGCGAGAAGAAAGTTAACCTCTCTCTAGCACTCTCAGCGCTCAAGAGAGATTGGTATACTACATACAACGATGCCATCTTGAACGGGCTAGAAATCTTCAAGCTCAGCGACCCGAGTGGGAATCTTGCCGGACCCAACCTCGACCCGCCCCTGGTACAACCGAACAGCCCAAGTAAGAAGAAGTCTACTCCTATGGCAGCTATTATTGCAGGTGTAGTTTCCGGGTTAATTATGCTCTCTCTTCTCGGATTTTTTGTTTTCCGGCGAGGGAGAAAGGCCAAGGACTATAGCTCAAGTCAAGTAAAGTGGGGTCTGCTTTCTTTTCCAACGACTACTAAGTCCACCACGTCTTACGGTTCATCTCTGCCGTCCGAGCTGTGTCATCGCTTTTCATTGGCGGAGATTAGAGCCGCCACGCAAAACTTTGATGATTCGAACGTTATTGGGGTTGGCGGGTTTGGTAACGTGTACAAAGGTACCATCAACGGTGCGTCCACCCCCTTTGCGATCAAACGGCTGAAAGCGGAGTCGTCACAGGGTGCCCTTGAGTTCAAGACGGAGATCGAATTGCTCTCCCAACTCCGTCACGTCCATCTCGTGTCTCTGGTCGGGTACTGTGACGACAACGGTGAGATGATTTTGGTGTATGACTATATGGAAAATGGGACCCTACGCGATCATTTGTACGACTCGGAAAATCCACCTCTTCCTTGGGAACAAAGGCTTCAAGTTTGTATTGGTGCGGCGCGTGGATTGCACTACCTTCACACTGGTGTCAAGTGTATGATCATCCATCGAGACGTGAAGAGCACGAACATCTTGCTGGACGATAAATGGGTGGCCAAGGTCGCTGATTTCGGGTTGTCGAAAATGGGCACGACCACCATGTCCAAGACCCACATTAGCACCATGGTCAAAGGCAGTTTCGGCTATCTCGACCCGGAGTACTACCGTCGTCAACAGTTGACTGAGAAGTCTGATGTGTACTCGTTCGGTGTGGTATTGTGTGAGGTGTTGTGTGCTAGGCCGGCTTTGATCCGCACAGCGGACAAGAAGCAAATGAACCTAGCTGCATGGTTTACGGCCTGTCATGGAAACGGAACACTTGACCAAATCATTGACCCGAATTTGAGGGGTAAGATTGTAAATGAGTGCTTGAACAAGTTTGTTGAAATTGCAATTAGTTGTATGCATGATAATAGGAGTGAACGACCGTCCATGAATGATGTTGTATGGGAGCTTGAGTGTGCATTAAAACTTCAACAGACCGCAGAGggttcggatttgaatttcaatGCCGGAAAGAAGGGTGAAGATGAGGCTTCACTGGTGAATGATAGTGATGCAGGGTTTAGTGGCACATGGGAAGACTCATCAGGTTCGAAGAACAGCAAGATGACCGAAACTAGTACTAGTTACCAAAATTCCAGTGCTAGTGATTCCATTAAAGGGTTGTCAGGTACAGTCTTCTCTGAGATCGATCCCAATGGAAGATGA
- the LOC133715579 gene encoding uncharacterized protein LOC133715579: MKELGVQSMDTLVEAALRVLNTADPFDKARLGDSVASQWLNGTITLPYNPTLDLPVPDRPARLTQVKLVTPSQMPKLGRGGSLQSRQAMVHSLAHTESWAIDLSWDIIARFGKQEAMPVEFFTDFVKVAQDEGRHFSLLASRLEEMGSFYGALPAHDGLWDSATATSDDLLARLAVEHCVHEARGMDVLPTTIARFRNGGDEKTAGLLERVVYPEEITHCSAGVKWFKYVFLRSMGKGLNGNEEDAVIEKFHEVVRKHFRGPLKPPFNEEARKAAGFGPQWYEPLAVKESKTTTTIAF; this comes from the exons ATGAAGGAGCTTGGGGTTCAATCAATGGACACCTTAGTTGAAGCGGCGCTCCGAGTTTTAAACACCGCCGACCCCTTCGACAAGGCCCGACTCGGCGACTCGGTCGCCTCACAATGGCTCAACGGAACCATCACTCTCCCCTACAACCCAACCCTCGACCTCCCCGTACCGGACCGCCCCGCCAGGCTCACCCAA GTGAAGCTGGTGACGCCGAGTCAGATGCCGAAGCTGGGCCGAGGCGGTAGCTTGCAGAGCAGGCAAGCAATGGTTCATAGCTTGGCGCACACGGAGAGCTGGGCGATTGACTTGTCTTGG GACATAATTGCTAGGTTTGGTAAGCAAGAGGCAATGCCGGTGGAGTTTTTCACTGATTTCGTGAAGGTGGCTCAGGACGAAGGGAGACATTTCAGTCTCTTGGCTTCGAGGCTGGAGGAGATGGGATCGTTTTATGGGGCTTTGCCGGCGCATGACGGGTTATGGGACTCGGCGACTGCTACATCGGATGACTTGCTGGCGCGGTTGGCGGTGGAGCATTGTGTCCATGAGGCGAGAGGAATGGATGTGCTGCCCACGACCATTGCGAGGTTTCGCAATGGGGGTGATGAGAAGACGGCGGGGCTGCTGGAGAGAGTGGTGTACCCTGAAGAGATCACGCATTGTTCTGCGGGAGTGAAatggtttaagtatgttttccTGAGGTCGATGGGAAAAGGTTTGAATGGAAATGAGGAAGATGCAGTGATTGAGAAGTTCCATGAAGTTGTGAGGAAGCATTTTAGGGGGCCTTTGAAGCCTCCTTTCAACGAAGAAGCGAGGAAAGCTGCTGGATTTGGTCCTCAATGGTATGAACCTCTTGCTGTCAAAGAGAGCAAGACTACTACTACTATAGCATTTTGA
- the LOC133715257 gene encoding mRNA cap guanine-N7 methyltransferase 2, translated as MMMMMTQHPAAPRAESTHNRLYEFAKAALTKIFVHPYASVCELYCGGGGLDAEKWDEFQIGHYIGIDVATSGISQRREAWESQRKSYTADFFELDPCMEDIEPHLNEDTILADLVCCLQNLQLCFQTEEKARRLLLNVSSLLKPGGYFFGITPDSSTIWAKYQKNVEAYHNRSAGMKPNIVPNCIRSENYVITFEIEEEKFPLFGKKYLLKLANDLPPETHCLVHFPSFIRLAREAGLEYVEIQNLTEFYDDNRAQFAGMLMNYGPNLADPRGRLLPRSYDVLGLYTTFIFQKPDPDIAPPPMTPVQDAPYIIDEKEWQGTLWRDDEKSAPVEPPPLPGLGKISEQKGILGPGPAELRFSEPLDLVVVASKKN; from the exons atgatgatgatgatgactcaACACCCGGCGGCGCCGAGAGCCGAGTCGACTCACAATCGACTCTACGAGTTCGCTAAAGCCGCCCTCACCAAAATCTTCGTCCACCCCTACGCCTCG GTCTGTGAGTTGTACTGCGGCGGCGGTGGACTCGACGCCGAGAAGTGGGACGAGTTCCAAATCGGTCACTACATTGGAATTG ATGTTGCGACGTCCGGAATAAGCCAGAGAAGAGAAGCGTGGGAGAGCCAGAGGAAAAGTTACACTGCTGACTTCTTTGAGCTCGACCCCTGCATG GAAGATATAGAGCCACATCTGAATGAGGACACCATTCTGGCTGATTTAGTTTGCTGCTTGCAGAATTTGCAG CTGTGTTTCCAAACTGAAGAGAAAGCAAGGAGGCTCTTGTTAAATGTGTCGTCTTTACTGAAGCCAGGGGGTTATTTTTTTGGTATTACTCCTGACTCATCTACAATATG GGCAAAGTACCAGAAGAATGTAGAAGCATACCACAACAGAAGTGCTGGCATGAAACCAAACATTGTCCCCAACTGCATTAGATCAGAGAACTATGTGATCACTTTTGAAATTGAGGAAGAGAA GTTCCCCTTATTCGGAAAGAAGTACCTGCTAAAATTGGCTAATGATCTCCCCCCTGAAACCCATTGCTTGGTTCATTTCCCTAGCTTCATTAG GTTAGCCAGAGAAGCTGGTCTTGAGTATGTAGAGATTCAAAATCTAACTGAATTTTATGATGACAACAG aGCACAGTTTGCAGGCATGCTAATGAACTATGGTCCAAACCTTGCGGATCCGAGAGGCAGACTTCTTCCTCGATCATATGATGTGTTAG GTTTGTATACCACATTTATATTTCAAAAGCCAGACCCTGATATTGCTCCTCCACCTATGACACCGGTGCAGGATGCACCATACATTATTGACGAG AAAGAGTGGCAAGGAACCCTCTGGAGAGATGATGAAAAGAGTGCACCTGTAGAGCCGCCTCCTCTTCCCGGCCTAGGGAAGATCAGCGAGCAAAAAGGGATTTTGGGTCCTGGCCCTGCTGAGTTGCGTTTTTCTGAGCCACTTGACCTGGTGGTTGTTGCAAGCAAGAAGAATTAG
- the LOC133717874 gene encoding ras-related protein RABC2a-like: MKGSPRNYDYSFKILLAGDSGVGKSSLLLSFISNFVQDLSPTIGVDFKIKQLSIDGKRLKLTIWDTAGQERFGTVISSYYRGAHGIILVYDVTRRETFTNLSNLWAKEVDRYSTNQDCIKILVGNKVDRDKERVVTREEGMALAQEHKCLFLECSAKTKENVQQCFKDLTLKMLEVPSLLESGSVDVKRQILKQKEADLMPCSGNCCSQ; encoded by the exons atgaaggGTTCACCAAGAAATTATGATTACTCATTCAAGATTTTGCTGGCTGGTGATTCTGGTGTTGGAAAGAGCAGTCTTCTTTTGAGCTTCATCTCCAACTTTGTTCAAGACCTTTCTCCTACAATTG GTGTGGATTTCAAGATCAAACAGCTTTCAATTGATGGGAAGAGATTGAAGCTAACAATATGGGACACAG CTGGACAGGAGAGGTTCGGAACAGTAATAAGCTCTTACTACAGAGGTGCACATGGAATCATTCTCG TGTATGATGTAACACGGCGAGAAACCTTTACAAATTTATCGAATCTGTGGGCAAAGGAAGTAGACCGGTACTCCACCAATCAAGATTGCATTAAAATTCTAGTCGGGAACAAAGTTGACAGG GATAAAGAGAGGGTTGTAACCAGAGAAGAAGGGATGGCACTTGCACAGGAGCATAAATGTTTGTTTCTTGAATGTAGTgctaaaactaaagaaaatgttCAGCAATGCTTTAAAGATCTCACATTGAAG ATGCTGGAGGTACCAAGTTTACTGGAAAGTGGATCTGTGGACGTGAAGAGACAAATTTTGAAGCAGAAAGAAGCAGACCTGATGCCTTGCAGCGGCAATTGCTGCTCTCAATAG